A portion of the Hoylesella buccalis ATCC 35310 genome contains these proteins:
- a CDS encoding SusC/RagA family TonB-linked outer membrane protein — MNKHCYERGSMLRRIVLSAVLLGLPLQWASAQINLTSERTKLENIVKRIKSQSKYRFFYNDSLGSVRVNAVKLSNVPLTTALDKLFAGTGVKYHISGDVIYLTLQQKPLKTKPAPANAKPHVISGVVTDANGEPLIGVSVLEKGTGQGVVTDINGHYSFESKSDQPLLEFSYIGYASQTVKPGDRSSINVQLMEAGQELNEVVVTALGIKREEKALSYNVQKLGGSDFALKEASVANALNGKVAGVVISQSASGIGGSTKVVMRGDKSVNPDGNNNALYVLDGIPLPDLFPRKGSASNGQYGGVDDGDGISNINMEDIAEVTVLTGPSAAALYGGQAANGVVMLTTKRGGLKDGKPRISFSNFTDFYRPFLLPKLQNRYGSRSNEFSSWGPRLQNEANYNPADFFQTGASVSNTVGIQFGNEKNSTYLSLSAYNAHGVIHNNKMNRYNVSYNGMYSIGDKLSLGATLMYIDKTAQNMLSQGEYYNPIVPIYLFPRGDQIEKYRSYERYDASRGFPLQFWPYGDQKRSIQNPYWITHRNFNINHNERIILGGSLKYDILDWLNATVRFRTDRNTKVNEIKNYASTLPLLTSASDKGSYLLATDKSTQDYGDLIVNLHKNFNHWGMVINAGGSFKNTSFNYTANSNKLEFGAPLATVPNKFTLNNLTPEPQYQEGKSIKTQALFVSASFDYKRCIFLDVTGRNEWTSLLANTSSKSIFYPSVGMSFILTEWLKAPKSVLSFSKLRLSYAKVGNVPVSLAGITVPSYPISPGGGVSINPDLPINNLKFEQTKSFEIGLNSRFLNNKIGVDITWYHANTYDQLFKFRAPESSGYSNFYVNAGKVSNRGIEAMVDADLTFGKLLYKPVLTFTFNRNRIEELVRNVSNPITGEPMNVDHFDLGGLSSFRNYINEGGSIGDFYVNHLVKDLNGYTYVNPNNMQMAIDNTNLIYGGNTSPRYSVSLRNSFQYEGFNLSFLIDGRIGGRVVSVTQAVLDAYGASERSALARDRGGVSVNGMMMDAETYYRQIGGGSGVLSNYVYDATNIRLREVSLGYTFSNKWFGNVIKDLTISVTGRNLWMIYNKAPFDPQLTSSVGTFYQGVDYFLMPSLRSFGASIKFSL, encoded by the coding sequence ATGAACAAACATTGCTATGAAAGAGGATCCATGCTACGCAGGATTGTCTTATCCGCGGTTCTCTTAGGCTTGCCGCTGCAATGGGCAAGCGCACAGATTAATCTGACTTCGGAGCGAACAAAGTTGGAGAACATCGTGAAGAGAATCAAATCACAGTCAAAGTACCGTTTTTTCTACAACGACTCGCTCGGTTCGGTTCGGGTGAATGCCGTTAAGCTGAGCAACGTACCCTTGACAACCGCCTTGGACAAGTTGTTCGCCGGAACGGGCGTGAAGTACCACATCTCGGGAGATGTCATCTATCTAACGCTTCAACAGAAGCCCCTCAAGACCAAACCGGCACCAGCCAATGCCAAGCCTCATGTCATTTCGGGCGTGGTGACCGATGCCAATGGTGAGCCGCTCATCGGCGTGAGCGTTCTTGAGAAGGGCACAGGCCAGGGTGTGGTGACCGATATCAACGGTCACTATTCATTCGAGTCGAAGAGCGACCAACCTCTACTCGAGTTCTCGTACATAGGCTATGCCTCACAAACCGTCAAACCTGGCGACCGCTCCAGCATCAACGTGCAGCTGATGGAAGCTGGCCAGGAACTCAATGAGGTAGTGGTGACCGCCTTGGGTATCAAGCGCGAAGAGAAGGCACTGAGCTACAACGTGCAGAAACTGGGCGGCTCAGACTTCGCCTTGAAGGAGGCCAGTGTGGCCAATGCCTTGAACGGTAAGGTGGCAGGTGTGGTTATCTCGCAGTCGGCATCGGGCATCGGTGGTTCCACCAAGGTGGTGATGCGAGGTGACAAGTCGGTCAATCCAGACGGCAACAACAACGCGCTTTATGTTTTGGACGGCATTCCGCTCCCCGACCTCTTTCCGCGTAAAGGCTCGGCATCCAATGGTCAGTATGGCGGTGTGGACGACGGCGATGGCATTTCAAACATCAACATGGAGGACATTGCCGAAGTCACCGTGTTGACTGGTCCGTCGGCAGCTGCCCTGTATGGCGGTCAGGCTGCCAATGGCGTGGTGATGCTGACGACCAAGAGAGGAGGATTGAAAGATGGAAAGCCGCGCATCAGCTTCTCCAACTTTACCGACTTCTATCGGCCTTTCCTGCTTCCAAAGCTACAGAACCGTTATGGAAGCCGCAGCAACGAGTTCAGCAGCTGGGGACCACGCTTGCAGAATGAGGCCAACTACAACCCTGCCGATTTCTTTCAGACAGGAGCCAGCGTCTCGAACACTGTTGGCATACAGTTCGGTAACGAAAAGAACAGCACTTATTTGTCGCTGTCGGCCTACAACGCCCATGGAGTGATACATAACAACAAGATGAACCGCTACAACGTTTCGTACAATGGTATGTATTCCATCGGTGACAAGCTGAGCCTTGGTGCCACGCTGATGTACATTGATAAAACCGCACAGAACATGCTCTCGCAGGGAGAATATTACAATCCTATCGTTCCCATCTACCTCTTTCCACGAGGCGACCAGATAGAAAAGTACAGGTCGTATGAGCGTTATGATGCCAGCAGGGGCTTCCCTTTGCAGTTCTGGCCTTACGGAGATCAGAAGCGGTCTATTCAGAATCCATACTGGATTACCCACCGCAATTTCAATATCAACCACAACGAACGTATTATTTTGGGGGGAAGCCTTAAGTACGATATCCTTGACTGGCTCAATGCAACGGTACGGTTCAGAACCGACCGCAACACCAAGGTCAATGAAATCAAGAACTACGCTTCGACACTTCCTTTGCTTACATCGGCATCTGACAAGGGGTCTTACCTGTTGGCTACCGATAAGTCTACGCAGGATTATGGTGACCTGATAGTCAATCTTCATAAAAACTTCAATCATTGGGGGATGGTGATCAATGCCGGTGGCAGTTTTAAGAACACCAGTTTCAACTATACAGCCAACTCCAACAAACTTGAGTTTGGTGCGCCCTTGGCCACTGTTCCCAACAAGTTCACCCTGAACAACCTCACACCAGAACCTCAATACCAGGAGGGAAAATCCATCAAGACACAGGCTCTGTTTGTGAGTGCATCGTTCGATTACAAGCGTTGCATATTCTTGGATGTCACGGGGCGCAACGAATGGACTTCGTTGTTGGCCAATACCTCCAGCAAGAGCATATTCTATCCATCGGTGGGTATGTCGTTCATCCTAACCGAATGGCTCAAGGCACCCAAGTCGGTGCTGTCGTTCTCCAAGTTACGCCTGTCGTATGCCAAGGTGGGTAACGTGCCGGTTTCATTGGCAGGCATCACCGTACCGTCCTATCCCATCAGTCCTGGCGGAGGCGTGAGCATCAATCCAGACCTGCCCATCAACAACCTGAAGTTCGAACAGACCAAATCGTTCGAGATTGGTCTCAACTCACGTTTCCTGAACAACAAGATTGGCGTGGACATCACTTGGTATCACGCCAACACCTACGACCAGCTCTTCAAGTTCAGAGCGCCCGAGAGCAGCGGCTACAGCAACTTCTATGTAAATGCCGGAAAGGTGAGCAACCGCGGTATTGAGGCGATGGTAGATGCCGACCTGACATTTGGAAAACTCTTGTACAAACCCGTGCTGACCTTTACCTTCAACCGTAACCGTATCGAGGAGTTGGTGCGCAACGTGTCCAATCCTATCACGGGCGAACCCATGAACGTAGACCATTTTGACTTAGGTGGTCTGTCCTCTTTCAGAAACTACATCAATGAGGGCGGCTCTATCGGTGACTTTTATGTGAATCATCTGGTTAAAGACTTGAACGGATATACCTATGTCAATCCCAACAACATGCAGATGGCTATCGACAACACCAATCTGATATATGGCGGCAACACGTCTCCCCGGTATTCCGTGAGCCTGCGTAACAGTTTCCAGTACGAGGGTTTCAACCTCTCGTTCTTGATTGACGGTCGCATAGGAGGCAGAGTGGTGTCGGTTACGCAAGCCGTACTCGACGCTTATGGCGCATCCGAGCGCAGCGCTTTGGCAAGAGATCGCGGCGGTGTAAGCGTGAATGGAATGATGATGGATGCCGAAACCTACTATCGGCAGATAGGAGGAGGATCGGGTGTGTTGTCCAACTATGTGTACGATGCCACCAACATCCGTCTGAGAGAGGTGTCACTGGGCTATACCTTCTCCAACAAATGGTTTGGCAATGTCATCAAAGACCTCACGATTTCGGTGACGGGTCGCAATCTCTGGATGATCTACAACAAAGCACCTTTTGACCCACAACTCACATCATCGGTCGGAACGTTCTATCAGGGAGTTGACTATTTCCTGATGCCGAGTTTGAGAAGTTTCGGTGCCAGTATCAAATTTTCTTTATAA
- a CDS encoding FecR family protein, with protein MEEISNKILKNYLLGKCSPREMERLTAWARESDEHARWLFRMTDAYHAYRASHQVDEAHVQRAELDLLNRIAKEEKSRRHRNGVRWAMYAAAAVLAALFVMTGLHYWGDREEMVRVVALDGVRHVLLPDSSEVWLNAHSTLRYPRHFSDDGRQLELDGEAYFEVRPDADRPFVVRNEFLTTRVLGTRFNFSTRATDNTAEVTLLSGKVRVSGNHGEGMITLRPDQRVILDKASRSMEIVQTYAPVSAAWHNKVIPFTNMRIDEIVKALEEYYDVRIDISPRLQNRATYTGVINCRPTVDSVLADLSYSVPFTFHRKNGRLVLVAKQP; from the coding sequence ATGGAAGAGATAAGCAACAAAATACTCAAGAATTACCTCCTTGGCAAGTGCTCGCCACGGGAGATGGAGCGGCTCACGGCCTGGGCGCGCGAGTCGGACGAGCATGCCCGGTGGCTGTTCAGGATGACCGATGCCTACCACGCCTACCGCGCGTCACATCAAGTTGACGAGGCTCATGTGCAGCGGGCCGAGCTGGACTTGCTGAATCGCATTGCCAAGGAAGAGAAGTCAAGAAGACATAGAAACGGCGTGAGGTGGGCGATGTATGCCGCCGCCGCTGTTCTTGCCGCCCTGTTCGTCATGACTGGCCTGCACTATTGGGGAGACCGGGAGGAGATGGTACGGGTCGTGGCTCTCGACGGCGTGCGACATGTGCTGCTGCCAGACAGCAGCGAGGTGTGGCTCAATGCCCATTCCACTCTTCGGTACCCCAGGCATTTCAGCGACGATGGCCGGCAGCTGGAGCTGGATGGCGAGGCTTACTTTGAGGTGAGGCCTGATGCCGACAGGCCGTTTGTGGTGAGGAATGAGTTCCTTACCACCCGCGTGTTGGGAACAAGGTTCAACTTCAGTACCCGTGCCACGGACAATACGGCCGAAGTGACCCTGCTGTCGGGAAAGGTGAGGGTGAGCGGCAACCATGGCGAGGGAATGATCACCCTGCGTCCCGACCAGCGGGTCATCCTCGACAAAGCCAGCCGCAGCATGGAGATTGTGCAGACCTATGCGCCCGTGTCGGCCGCATGGCACAACAAAGTTATTCCCTTTACCAACATGCGCATTGACGAGATTGTCAAGGCACTTGAGGAATACTATGACGTGCGCATTGACATCTCGCCCCGCCTGCAGAACAGGGCAACCTATACGGGCGTCATCAACTGCCGGCCAACGGTTGACTCGGTGCTGGCCGACCTGTCGTACTCCGTTCCGTTTACGTTCCACCGAAAGAACGGGCGCTTGGTTCTCGTAGCAAAACAACCTTGA
- a CDS encoding RNA polymerase sigma-70 factor, with amino-acid sequence MTLSEYRLYFRQFYPSLLLYATRLLVHDGMEDVVQDAFVDLWHRRNAMDDAAHIKSFLYRAVYTKSLNVIKHRNVVNGYAAECSALEAMRLAYYDPGSNQVDMDLENQELREKIDAAIDELPDKRRQIFRMSYLHGMSNKDIAQVMDISVRTVEAQLYKALRFLRHRLERLVLLLVLMFVFG; translated from the coding sequence ATGACATTATCTGAATACCGCTTATATTTCAGACAGTTTTACCCGTCGTTGCTGCTCTACGCCACCCGGCTGCTGGTTCATGATGGCATGGAGGACGTTGTTCAGGACGCGTTTGTTGATCTGTGGCACCGACGCAATGCGATGGACGATGCGGCCCATATCAAGTCGTTCCTCTATCGGGCCGTGTACACCAAGTCACTCAATGTCATCAAGCACAGAAATGTGGTGAACGGCTATGCTGCCGAGTGTAGTGCCCTGGAGGCGATGCGACTGGCGTACTACGACCCCGGCAGCAATCAGGTTGACATGGACTTGGAGAATCAAGAGCTGCGGGAGAAGATTGACGCGGCCATTGATGAGCTGCCCGACAAGCGCAGGCAGATATTCAGGATGAGCTATCTGCACGGCATGAGCAATAAGGATATAGCCCAGGTCATGGACATCTCCGTGCGCACGGTCGAGGCGCAGCTCTACAAAGCTTTGAGGTTTCTGCGGCACCGCCTGGAGCGTCTCGTGCTGTTGCTGGTGTTAATGTTTGTTTTTGGGTAA
- a CDS encoding DUF4922 domain-containing protein — translation MREKIDCFLPCDDIAVMENTLHDLRQSKCVRQIYLMVSEQFTQENEVPHDCSLVRINRLTSSETMRKMAQLATADYILLSRKATPFTLGFHAMDRWLRVAVDADATCVYSDHYISADGKRQPHPVIDYQEGSIRDDFDFGQLLLLKTETCKAFAEQADRDDYLYAGFYDLRLFLSTQGTIFHLDEMLYTEQQVDNRLSGEKQFDYVDPNNREAQTEMERAATAHLTALGAKIDTTAYNRPDFKEQDFEFEASVIIPVFNREKTISDAIKSAFAQQTTFPFNVIVVDNHSTDDTTRIVEELTRTHQRLIHLIPERTDLGIGGCWNMAVNDERCGRFAVQLDSDDLYSSPQTLQRLINAFYEQGAAMMIGSYRLCDFNLQTIPPGLISHSEWTDDNGPNNALRINGLGAPRAFFTPLLRQIQVPNTSYGEDYALGLLFSRKYKIGRIFEELYLCRRWNGNSDHDLSVEKQNRNNQYKDRLRTLEIQARRQMVSGKSESIVESQLHRFTNRQLEVWESAHQRFRELKQVETRQLLLGDNSFTIQLNPARMVSTGAKIDHKSLAARPCFLCEKNRPEEQMTKTIDQDFELLINPFPILPEHYTIPLRRHEPQQIAPHYAEIYKLLDYFPELMVFYNGPRCGASAPDHAHFQGGSSGILPLQQAWQRLSHSLEPVISLSEDDQLAVVKAYPCHAFAIKCRSAKAGEKLFRELYRALPLHEGETEPMMNIVAWRQDEDYISVVFPRKKHRPDCYFAEGADQMLISPGALDMAGLIITPRKEDFERLTAAQLEHILCEMSISQQDMQQVLDRLAKASNANQPTFATIENHQEPSVSVGIVSAEEIRFTLNKPYLAKGEVVSGEQTVRFHEGGIGWNGNTYRELTFTPHQADASFTLDDVTIGINFHWERKESQTFPGVLRLIVDSEKICAINELPVETYLESVISSEMSATASLELLKAHAVISRSWLLAQMEKRRNLKESANSFFSFIRKDDELIKWYDREDHTLFDVCADDHCQRYQGITKETSPNVATAIRRTRGQILLSEGEICDARFSKCCGGISEEYEYCWEDEHKPYLEAIRDNHQQLEGKAEPLLDLTVEKNAEKWIRSAPEAFCNTTDKKILSQVLNDYDQETADFYRWKVSYTQTELKALIEQKTNMTFGDILDLVPLKRGKSGRISRLKIVGSELTFTIGKELEIRRTLSESHLYSSAFVVDKEDVVDGVPQRFVLTGAGWGHGVGLCQIGAAVMGEDGYGYDEILTHYYHHATIEKLYE, via the coding sequence ATGAGAGAAAAAATAGACTGCTTCCTACCGTGCGACGACATCGCCGTGATGGAAAACACCCTCCACGACTTGCGACAGAGCAAGTGTGTACGACAAATTTATCTGATGGTTTCGGAACAGTTCACACAGGAAAACGAAGTTCCCCACGACTGTTCACTGGTTCGTATCAACCGCCTCACGTCATCTGAAACGATGAGGAAAATGGCTCAATTGGCTACTGCCGATTATATCCTGCTCAGCAGGAAGGCCACACCATTCACGCTGGGATTTCATGCCATGGACCGGTGGCTGCGCGTGGCGGTCGACGCTGATGCCACCTGCGTGTACAGCGACCACTACATCAGTGCGGACGGAAAGCGGCAGCCGCATCCCGTGATTGATTACCAGGAGGGGAGCATCCGAGATGATTTTGATTTCGGACAGCTGCTGTTGCTGAAGACAGAGACCTGCAAGGCATTCGCAGAACAAGCCGACAGGGACGATTACTTGTATGCCGGATTCTACGACCTGCGCCTCTTTCTCAGCACGCAAGGTACCATATTCCACCTCGACGAAATGCTTTATACCGAGCAACAGGTAGACAACCGACTGAGCGGAGAGAAGCAGTTTGACTATGTGGACCCGAACAATCGGGAGGCACAAACGGAGATGGAAAGAGCAGCCACGGCTCACCTGACCGCACTGGGTGCCAAGATAGACACTACGGCATATAACCGACCTGATTTTAAAGAGCAGGACTTCGAGTTTGAAGCTTCGGTAATTATCCCTGTTTTCAACCGCGAAAAGACAATTTCTGATGCCATCAAGTCGGCATTCGCACAACAAACGACATTTCCTTTCAACGTAATCGTGGTAGACAACCATTCAACAGATGACACCACCCGTATCGTAGAGGAATTGACTCGCACTCACCAACGACTGATTCATCTTATTCCCGAGCGTACCGACCTGGGCATCGGCGGTTGCTGGAACATGGCCGTGAACGACGAACGCTGTGGACGGTTTGCCGTACAGTTGGACAGCGACGACCTGTATTCGTCGCCCCAAACGCTGCAACGCTTAATAAACGCCTTCTATGAGCAAGGAGCTGCCATGATGATAGGCAGCTACCGCCTGTGCGACTTCAATCTGCAAACAATACCACCAGGCCTTATCAGTCACAGCGAATGGACAGATGATAATGGCCCAAACAATGCTCTTCGCATTAATGGGCTTGGAGCGCCAAGAGCCTTTTTCACACCTTTGTTACGACAGATACAGGTACCCAACACCAGCTATGGCGAAGACTATGCGCTGGGACTGCTCTTCTCACGCAAATACAAGATTGGGCGTATCTTCGAAGAGTTGTATCTCTGTCGGCGATGGAATGGCAACAGCGACCATGATTTGAGCGTGGAGAAACAGAACCGGAACAACCAATACAAAGATCGACTGCGCACATTGGAGATTCAGGCACGACGACAAATGGTGAGCGGAAAGAGTGAAAGCATAGTAGAGAGCCAGTTGCACCGGTTCACCAACCGCCAACTGGAGGTTTGGGAAAGTGCCCATCAGCGGTTCAGAGAACTCAAACAAGTAGAGACCCGACAGCTGCTTTTGGGCGACAACAGCTTCACCATTCAGTTAAATCCAGCACGAATGGTGTCAACGGGTGCAAAGATTGACCACAAATCGTTGGCCGCTCGCCCTTGCTTCCTCTGCGAGAAAAACCGACCGGAAGAGCAGATGACGAAGACGATTGACCAGGATTTTGAATTGCTCATCAATCCTTTCCCCATCCTACCCGAACATTATACCATCCCACTTCGGAGGCATGAACCCCAACAAATAGCCCCGCATTATGCGGAAATATACAAGCTGCTGGATTACTTTCCCGAGCTGATGGTGTTCTACAACGGTCCGCGCTGTGGCGCATCGGCTCCCGATCATGCCCATTTCCAAGGCGGCAGCAGCGGCATCCTGCCTCTTCAGCAGGCATGGCAACGGCTTTCACACTCCTTAGAGCCTGTGATATCGCTGAGTGAAGACGACCAGCTGGCAGTGGTCAAGGCATATCCGTGCCACGCCTTCGCCATCAAGTGCCGCTCAGCCAAGGCAGGTGAAAAGCTCTTCCGCGAACTGTATCGGGCCCTTCCCCTGCACGAAGGGGAAACGGAACCCATGATGAACATCGTGGCTTGGCGGCAGGATGAAGACTACATTTCGGTAGTATTCCCCAGAAAGAAACACCGTCCCGACTGCTACTTCGCCGAGGGGGCAGACCAAATGCTCATCAGTCCCGGTGCCTTAGACATGGCCGGACTGATTATCACGCCTCGGAAAGAAGACTTTGAACGGCTCACGGCCGCACAACTCGAGCACATTCTGTGCGAGATGAGCATCTCCCAGCAGGACATGCAACAGGTGTTAGACCGCCTGGCGAAAGCCTCAAACGCCAATCAGCCTACCTTCGCCACCATAGAGAATCATCAGGAACCCAGTGTATCGGTAGGAATTGTCAGTGCAGAGGAGATACGTTTCACGCTCAACAAGCCCTATTTGGCCAAAGGAGAGGTGGTGTCGGGCGAACAAACGGTGCGCTTCCACGAAGGCGGTATTGGTTGGAACGGTAACACCTACCGTGAGTTGACGTTCACGCCCCATCAAGCTGACGCGTCGTTCACGCTCGACGACGTGACCATCGGCATCAACTTCCACTGGGAACGCAAAGAGTCGCAGACCTTCCCAGGCGTGCTGCGCCTCATCGTGGACAGCGAAAAGATATGCGCCATCAACGAGCTGCCGGTAGAAACCTACCTCGAGAGTGTCATCTCCAGCGAGATGAGCGCCACGGCCTCGCTTGAACTACTGAAGGCACATGCCGTCATCTCACGCAGTTGGCTGCTGGCTCAGATGGAGAAACGCCGCAACCTGAAGGAGTCGGCAAACAGCTTCTTCTCGTTCATTCGGAAAGACGACGAGTTGATTAAGTGGTACGACCGAGAAGATCACACGCTCTTCGACGTGTGCGCAGACGACCACTGTCAGCGATATCAGGGCATCACAAAGGAAACAAGTCCCAACGTGGCCACCGCCATTCGCCGCACACGAGGGCAGATTTTGCTGTCGGAGGGCGAGATATGCGATGCCCGCTTCAGCAAATGTTGTGGCGGCATCAGCGAAGAATACGAATATTGCTGGGAAGATGAGCATAAACCTTATCTGGAAGCCATACGCGACAACCATCAACAACTGGAAGGTAAAGCCGAGCCTCTCCTCGACCTGACGGTGGAGAAAAATGCCGAGAAATGGATACGCTCGGCACCCGAAGCCTTCTGCAACACCACTGACAAAAAGATTCTCTCGCAGGTATTGAACGACTATGACCAAGAGACAGCCGACTTCTATCGATGGAAAGTGAGCTACACCCAAACGGAGCTGAAAGCGCTCATTGAGCAGAAGACGAACATGACTTTTGGCGATATCCTGGACTTGGTGCCGCTGAAGCGAGGCAAGAGCGGGCGCATATCCCGCCTAAAAATCGTTGGCAGCGAACTGACCTTCACCATAGGCAAGGAATTGGAGATAAGAAGAACACTGTCAGAATCGCACTTGTATAGTTCGGCCTTCGTGGTTGACAAGGAGGATGTGGTTGATGGCGTTCCCCAAAGGTTTGTCCTCACCGGAGCCGGATGGGGTCACGGCGTTGGACTTTGTCAGATTGGCGCCGCCGTAATGGGTGAAGATGGATATGGCTACGATGAGATTTTAACCCACTATTACCACCACGCTACCATCGAAAAACTGTACGAATAA
- the rlmN gene encoding 23S rRNA (adenine(2503)-C(2))-methyltransferase RlmN — translation METGKKKLLGMTLSELKEVAQALGMPSFAGGQMAKWLYQRQVTSIDEMTNISKSNRERLAKEYEIGCMAHIDAQYSKDGTIKYLFPTASGKFVETVFIPDDDRATLCVSCQVGCKMNCLFCQTGKQGFEGNLTYADILNQVYSLPERDRLTNIVFMGQGEPMDNLDNVLRVTQVMTADYGYAWSPKRITVSSVGVKGKLKRFLDESDCHVAISLHSALPEQRSMLMPAEKGLPIEQIVDLLRGYDFAHQRRLSFEYIVFGGLNDTAMHARRIIDLLHGLDCRVNLIRFHQIPNVPLKGADEQKMENFRNYLTSHGVFTTIRASRGQDIFAACGLLSTAKKAGA, via the coding sequence ATGGAAACTGGTAAGAAAAAGCTGTTGGGAATGACGCTGAGCGAGCTCAAAGAGGTTGCTCAGGCTTTGGGAATGCCTTCGTTCGCTGGCGGACAGATGGCTAAATGGCTCTACCAGCGGCAGGTGACGAGTATTGACGAGATGACGAACATCTCTAAGTCGAACCGTGAACGGCTGGCCAAAGAATATGAAATTGGCTGCATGGCGCACATCGATGCGCAGTATTCGAAAGACGGAACCATCAAATATCTGTTTCCAACCGCCTCGGGAAAGTTTGTCGAGACCGTGTTCATCCCCGATGACGACCGTGCCACCCTGTGCGTGTCCTGTCAGGTGGGATGCAAGATGAACTGCCTGTTCTGTCAGACTGGCAAGCAGGGCTTTGAAGGTAATCTGACCTATGCCGATATCCTCAACCAGGTGTACTCACTGCCCGAACGTGACAGGCTGACCAACATCGTGTTCATGGGGCAGGGTGAGCCGATGGATAATTTGGACAACGTGCTGAGGGTGACACAGGTGATGACCGCCGATTACGGCTATGCCTGGAGCCCCAAGCGCATCACTGTGAGTAGTGTGGGCGTGAAAGGCAAGCTGAAACGCTTTCTGGATGAGAGCGATTGCCATGTGGCCATCAGTCTGCATTCGGCTCTGCCCGAGCAGCGCAGCATGCTGATGCCCGCCGAGAAAGGCTTGCCCATCGAGCAGATTGTTGACCTATTGCGCGGCTACGACTTTGCTCACCAACGCCGGTTGTCGTTCGAATACATCGTCTTTGGCGGACTGAACGACACGGCGATGCACGCCCGCAGAATCATCGACCTACTGCATGGGCTGGATTGCCGCGTCAACTTGATACGCTTCCATCAGATTCCGAACGTGCCATTGAAAGGTGCCGACGAGCAGAAGATGGAAAACTTTCGCAACTACCTCACGTCGCATGGCGTATTCACCACCATCCGAGCCAGTCGTGGGCAGGACATCTTCGCAGCCTGTGGCCTGTTGAGTACGGCTAAAAAAGCTGGCGCATGA
- a CDS encoding DUF4837 family protein, giving the protein MSRLRWVVALAAMLLLTACRQQERPLPAASANPYEVLVVGDADSLVSHMLSVPMPALPQREPMFDVRQVEPARFKGKLLLARNVVVVRQNRKWLGKPSLHIERDRHAQPQLMVYVDVGSANDLKQFIATNQQRVRQLLVTNEYLSAILQLQRKHSVRGGRLIDSMFHHTVLLPADMTYHKVGKDFLWVSNNAAQGMQNLCVYTLSGIDNQPPERMDSVLKANMKGETDRMYMRTMARSMTQENVRIGRQSCQLQCGLWEMVGDAMGGPLVRRVVKDSVAGKSLVLDAFVYAPEMDKRNKMREMEAVLLTVKRK; this is encoded by the coding sequence ATGAGCAGGCTTCGTTGGGTAGTTGCCCTTGCTGCCATGCTGCTCTTAACAGCCTGCCGGCAGCAGGAACGTCCGCTGCCCGCTGCCTCGGCGAACCCTTACGAGGTTTTGGTGGTTGGCGATGCCGACAGTTTGGTGAGCCACATGTTGTCGGTGCCGATGCCGGCACTGCCACAGCGCGAACCAATGTTCGACGTTCGGCAGGTTGAGCCTGCTCGGTTCAAGGGAAAGCTGTTGCTGGCGCGCAATGTCGTGGTGGTGAGGCAAAACCGAAAATGGCTTGGAAAACCCTCGCTCCACATCGAACGTGACCGCCATGCGCAGCCGCAATTGATGGTATATGTTGACGTGGGGTCGGCCAACGACCTGAAGCAATTCATCGCCACGAACCAACAACGAGTGAGGCAGCTGCTGGTGACCAACGAATATCTGTCGGCCATTCTCCAGCTCCAGCGAAAGCATTCCGTGCGAGGTGGAAGGCTTATCGACTCGATGTTCCACCATACCGTGCTGCTGCCTGCGGACATGACCTACCACAAGGTGGGCAAAGACTTCCTCTGGGTGTCAAACAATGCGGCGCAGGGCATGCAGAATTTGTGCGTTTATACCCTCAGCGGAATTGATAATCAACCTCCTGAACGCATGGACAGCGTGCTGAAGGCGAACATGAAAGGCGAGACCGACCGCATGTACATGCGCACCATGGCCCGCTCCATGACACAAGAAAACGTCAGAATCGGCAGACAGTCATGCCAGCTGCAGTGCGGACTGTGGGAGATGGTGGGCGACGCCATGGGCGGTCCGTTGGTGAGACGCGTCGTCAAAGACAGCGTAGCCGGTAAGTCACTGGTACTCGATGCCTTCGTCTATGCGCCTGAAATGGACAAACGCAACAAGATGCGTGAGATGGAAGCGGTACTGCTGACCGTGAAACGAAAATAA